The nucleotide window ataattaacaaacatatatatatatatatctatatacttaGAAAACAATTGTTGTTCGGTCTGAGCGTTATACCGTAGAAAGCGTAGGACTGCCGAACGAGTTCGCTCcgtaaaagaaacataaataattcaaaatccGCACACGACAAACAATTCTCGCAATTTCCTTCTGCAACACGTGATTCCCCGCGGAATAAATCCGCTCGTCGTGTCCAAAGAATTCAGCACACCTACGCTTCTCGCGTCGGAACGTACCTAGACTCGTGCAACTAATCGCGACAGAATAACATATAGCACCTGAACATCGAAAACCACCGTAACCGCAAAACTTTCGCGATTCCAAAAGCTCTCTAGaccataaatgaatataaataatccCTCCAGTCGCTGCGTGTTCTTCGTGAAATCCGGCGGCGAGCGAGGACCACCGCCGTCTCGTCGCGTCTCGTAGTCGACCAGAATTTCGCGGTGACGGTCGTTCCTCGCGGAAAAACGTGGAGAAAGGGGGGCGAGGGCGGGGAGAGCAGAGCGGAACGCTTAACCgttagaaaaatacaaaaagagCGTGGGACGACTTAACGGAAGAAAGTAAGCGAGCTCGAAGAACGAAATCACGTTACGTGGCTTTCGCTCGCGAGAACGCCGCACGACGAAAATCGAGACGGCCGCGCGTGTGATTCGCGTGTACACAGAAGCACCCCGCGCGATTCGAGCACGCGGCCCCGACGGAAAATCGCGGCGGCACCACTCGAAAACGCGGAACGAACGGCGGAACGCGCAATTCACCGGGATTCAATGGAAACGGCCGAACGGCGTAATTGGGATTAATTGCTTCGGACCGGGAACCGGGCCGGGAAAGTTTGATTAATCCGGTCAGGGAGCACCGCGCGATCTCCACGGCTAGTTAACTATAATTGCGAACTTTCTTTCTCGCGGAAAAAGCACGGACGACAATGGGCATGGAAAAAATAATCATCAGCGAGTTAAATAAAAGGCTCTCCTATTAAATACAGCTTACGCAAGTAGGTTTCGGCCGCGGTCGCGCACCTCATTACGCCTTCCCGCGACGCAACACGCCCGTCCACTTAGAGATACTTCTCCCCGATAATTATCCTCGAACAATTAGAAGCTTATTGTTGCTAAATCTACGTAGAAACGCGGAGGTAGCGCGCCGGCACGGAATCGTCGGGTCGCCGCCGCGTGTTCTCCGAGCGTTTGATCCTCTGAATATTTACAACGTTACCTTACCCATTGTGCTCCCCGTGAAATCGGACTATCGCGGGCTCCAAGCTTTTCCGACGGAAATCTTCTCCAACGGTATCGTTGCGAAACAGTCGGCGAAAAGGCGTGCGGCGCGGACGGATGGTTAAATAAAATCGCAGCGACCCCACGCTCGGGAATTCCGGTGAAACGTCGATACCTTCGACCTACTTTCTCGGCTACAGCGGAGCACCCCGCGCGATCCTTAGTTAACAGGTAATTTACTGGCAAGTGGAGGTTAATCTTTCGGTAGATTAGTTCTTTCGCGTCGTTCGTGGATCCCTCGGCGGGCCAACCGAAGGACGCGCACCGTTCGCGTGGTCGAAGGAGGATGCAGCACCTTGTGATTCCCCGCGAAGCTCGTCCACCGGACAAATCGTACCAGCGAAATGGTTCCGTGTGTAAATAGAACGACGCGCGCCGCGCCTAGTTCCGTTTGCTGGAATTTATCAGATACTTGCAGCAGTGCGTGAGCAAGTGTTTCTCGCCGGTGACGTCGTGCGGCACGTTCGTCGGCCCGGTCGACTCCCTGGTGTAAATGTCCAGCCCGTATTGGCCCTCCTCCGGGAAGCTGATCGAGAACGTCACCACGTCGTCGTCGGCGATCGAGTGCGTCACGTACTTCGACAGCCGTTTCTCCTCGATGCCGTTCTTGTGCAGCGTCGCCATGAAGTCGGTCAGCGGCCTGGACATGCGGAACTGGATCTCTAGCTCGCGGCCGGCGAACACTAGAGCCTCCTGTGATTattcgttgaaaaattgaaatggtaCATGGGAAATACAAGATACAGATGTACAGAGAATTAATAAGAAATGGAAACTAGGTGCTAAGATTAATTGAACAATGTTTAATCGCAATGTtcttcgaatgaaaattgaaacttgGATCTTCCTTTTCCTTGCGAACGAATTTAGGAATCAGTCATTTCGACCTattcgatagttccagtgtcacctgtatttttaaccctttgcactgagagactcagtcaccacttgattaagtgaaactataaaatttgatacttaatattgacCTGTGTATAATATTCGGATAAAAAGCTTTGTCTCAATctacttgtgatttttcttcgagttcATTAAAAAGGTATCGTCTTTGTATAGTTAGAAATTaagtatttccagcgaaatactTCCCGGTTCCTCGAAGGTCGATTTGCGGAACGGTCGAAGAGGCCGTAACCGATCCAGCCGAGGAATTCGGTATTTCGGTGTGCGACTGACGTACCTGGTCAGTAATTGGTATAAGTCCAAATAGTCTGGTAGCCTTTGTCGGACCCCATTCGCCGCTGGCGCAGTCTGGCAGTGGTACCATCACCGTCTGCAGCTCCTCGCAGGCGATTTTAAATTTACAGACGCTCTTGAACTTCATGGGCTCGCCGGTCAGATATTCCTTGGGCGTCACCGCGTTCGCGAAGATGTCCAACAGGAACGCGCCCGAACACGGCGCGTGCACGCGGAACGCGACTATGTTGCCAACGACGGACTGCGAACGCGAGAAATTTTAAGCGTTTAACAACCGACAGGCGGATTCGAAGGTGTTTCGACGGGATTGAAAACTACTTCTCGGGGACAATCGGGTACAACCGAGAAACTTCGAGACTAAAATCTACCCGGGACTATCCAAACAGCGCGCCAAGACCACGCGAAGGACCAATATTGGCggacgttattattattgcaaacaGTAAACGCTGCCGCGCGAATGAATGTATAAACGGTCCCTTTGTGAACGTCTGCTGGCTAATTAATTTCACTTCCGGCCAATTAATTAGCGGGGAACTACCGTTAAGCAATTTTCCCCGCTTCCAGACACCATCGGGTCCTTTGGATTGTTATAGTTCGCGTAAATAACAGCCGGATAATTAACTGTACGAAAGAATGCTCGCCTCGCCGTGGACCGTGATCGATCTACCCGGTCATTACCTGCATGACGAAGCGTTTCAGCGACACGCCGTCGTAACCGTCGCCGTCGTTGTCGTAGAACTTCAGGTTGTAGTGGAAAATCAGGGACGACTGCATGTGGGCTGGCATCGCTATCCTGACCGTCGCGGCGCCCGTAGAATCCGTGTACATAACGGCGTTCGTGTTCGTATCCGGAAAGTAGAGGCCGTACCTGCGGATTCACACGAATGTCTGATTTCTGGTCGAATGTAATCAAACAACCAATATTGGGACTGAGCAAATAATCATCGGATATGTTCACACTCGGCGATCTTTCGATGTTAACTTATCGAGAGGAGAGAGACGGTTCACCTGAAGAACAACGAGCGGACGAAAGGCAGCTCCTCGAAGTCTTTCAGTGAAATCGGCTGTTTGAGCAACTGCCACTCCTCTTGGAGTGGAAAGAACTCGTAGATGAACTCCCTCGGGTCCGTCAAGAAGTAGTGGTCATCGTACTCGTATCTATGGCATATTCGTAATGTGTCATTATATTACCTTCCATAATTCTTTGGATTCGACGATCTTACTTTCACGTCCGCACGGTAAAAATTTTCTTCGTCACCAGAACTTTTTAcattgttcattaaaatgtacaaatatagaatgtaaaattcgttacaacataataaacttagctgattattcttaaccccttgtcctacgacaacgagtgagactcgtggtgaagattttcaacgtgattcaacaaatgtatgtattactcagtgcattcgaattcaaagtaaacattattcctctgtaaccgattattatacttaaaaggaaacataggcataacatatgcttagaatttttctctttttctaagaaattattaatgacaaagtagtatcgatcagagttgagaaagaaatcataggccaaggggttaacgttacGCGCCAGGAAAATCACCTGAGACTGTCGTTCTTGGCTTTCGGTTGGCCAGGTCGAGGAACTTCTTTGGCATTGACGAGATGTCTCGCCCCCCAATTGCACTGCACGAACCGCCACGCGCCAGCCACGTAGACCGCGTTCCAGCTGTTCCTGAATCTATTGTCCTCGAAACACACTCCCGGCTGGTAGCCGGCAGACTTGCTGTAACCCTTTATGACTACGCAATGCAGCCCCGCGTAACTGTGAACAGGAAAGTTTCGCGTAGAATAAACATACTGCCTCCTTCCTCGCGGTTCGGAATTTCACCGGTCGCGGTTAGCGGTACCTGCACAGTCGCTTGAACAGAACGTGATAACTCTCGGTCCCGTGTTTGATCCCCCTCAGCAACCCCATAGGCGTGTCGCCGCGCAGATTCTCGTCGAACTGCATGGTGTTCAGATTCTTCACGGTGATCCATCGGAATATCGTCCTCGCCTTTTCTATATCCGACCCGCATCTGCTCACCAACTGCCGCACCAGGTCCGTGAACGTTTTCTGATCCTCCTGGGCCACCTGATTTATCGCCAGCGAAAAACGGGTGTGAAGATCGGTTAGTCAATCCCTGCACCTAATCTACGTTGCCCTCGCGCGGATGTTTGAACAATAAATCCTTCGGAACGACTGGACGATCACTCGAAAACCCGTTGTGTTCACTTTAACTCAGCTTCTTACCGCTTCAACGTGACACTATATCGATAATAACGATTACTTCTGTCCGAAAGT belongs to Nomia melanderi isolate GNS246 chromosome 12, iyNomMela1, whole genome shotgun sequence and includes:
- the Hil gene encoding peptidase hillarin isoform X1; protein product: MYRPNFYESTCLRCAQTVYQVDRVGPLKDFTFFHAGCFKCAICGTKLTLKTYYNNQHTINDKEVYCSSHVPKPGPGTLDGSSVGIRSALNVPRSGYVNEQIRAGGASPRGVYPPCYDNVDSPNYARHLNGHGAPPATNSSQRDFHGNAGGGASWPYNHHYAGDGSYQYGRFDASALHIAHALKQTELQKGYSKAREKPIDYYLDRDEQTRLEMKHRKEEDDLYRKFAHHREEEDRRIREEFRDEWEKELEQLSARWEREKGGRVRTQQFQQEKEDLEKNMTLRRDKKKESLTRKIMEHERAATAALVEKQSSEMLELINEARSEYMRQESLYLDEGDGYAQEAPPMPYPSRAPPPQPPALAKYHIYNDPLEFADMDQIAISVAQEDQKTFTDLVRQLVSRCGSDIEKARTIFRWITVKNLNTMQFDENLRGDTPMGLLRGIKHGTESYHVLFKRLCSYAGLHCVVIKGYSKSAGYQPGVCFEDNRFRNSWNAVYVAGAWRFVQCNWGARHLVNAKEVPRPGQPKAKNDSLRYEYDDHYFLTDPREFIYEFFPLQEEWQLLKQPISLKDFEELPFVRSLFFRYGLYFPDTNTNAVMYTDSTGAATVRIAMPAHMQSSLIFHYNLKFYDNDGDGYDGVSLKRFVMQSVVGNIVAFRVHAPCSGAFLLDIFANAVTPKEYLTGEPMKFKSVCKFKIACEELQTVMVPLPDCASGEWGPTKATRLFGLIPITDQEALVFAGRELEIQFRMSRPLTDFMATLHKNGIEEKRLSKYVTHSIADDDVVTFSISFPEEGQYGLDIYTRESTGPTNVPHDVTGEKHLLTHCCKYLINSSKRN
- the Hil gene encoding peptidase hillarin isoform X2; this translates as MYRPNFYESTCLRCAQTVYQVDRVGPLKDFTFFHAGCFKCAICGTKLTLKTYYNNQHTINDKEVYCSSHVPKPGPGTLDGSSVGIRSALNVPRSGYVNEQIRAGGASPRGVYPPWHLNGHGAPPATNSSQRDFHGNAGGGASWPYNHHYAGDGSYQYGRFDASALHIAHALKQTELQKGYSKAREKPIDYYLDRDEQTRLEMKHRKEEDDLYRKFAHHREEEDRRIREEFRDEWEKELEQLSARWEREKGGRVRTQQFQQEKEDLEKNMTLRRDKKKESLTRKIMEHERAATAALVEKQSSEMLELINEARSEYMRQESLYLDEGDGYAQEAPPMPYPSRAPPPQPPALAKYHIYNDPLEFADMDQIAISVAQEDQKTFTDLVRQLVSRCGSDIEKARTIFRWITVKNLNTMQFDENLRGDTPMGLLRGIKHGTESYHVLFKRLCSYAGLHCVVIKGYSKSAGYQPGVCFEDNRFRNSWNAVYVAGAWRFVQCNWGARHLVNAKEVPRPGQPKAKNDSLRYEYDDHYFLTDPREFIYEFFPLQEEWQLLKQPISLKDFEELPFVRSLFFRYGLYFPDTNTNAVMYTDSTGAATVRIAMPAHMQSSLIFHYNLKFYDNDGDGYDGVSLKRFVMQSVVGNIVAFRVHAPCSGAFLLDIFANAVTPKEYLTGEPMKFKSVCKFKIACEELQTVMVPLPDCASGEWGPTKATRLFGLIPITDQEALVFAGRELEIQFRMSRPLTDFMATLHKNGIEEKRLSKYVTHSIADDDVVTFSISFPEEGQYGLDIYTRESTGPTNVPHDVTGEKHLLTHCCKYLINSSKRN
- the Hil gene encoding peptidase hillarin isoform X3 encodes the protein MRTYDNVDSPNYARHLNGHGAPPATNSSQRDFHGNAGGGASWPYNHHYAGDGSYQYGRFDASALHIAHALKQTELQKGYSKAREKPIDYYLDRDEQTRLEMKHRKEEDDLYRKFAHHREEEDRRIREEFRDEWEKELEQLSARWEREKGGRVRTQQFQQEKEDLEKNMTLRRDKKKESLTRKIMEHERAATAALVEKQSSEMLELINEARSEYMRQESLYLDEGDGYAQEAPPMPYPSRAPPPQPPALAKYHIYNDPLEFADMDQIAISVAQEDQKTFTDLVRQLVSRCGSDIEKARTIFRWITVKNLNTMQFDENLRGDTPMGLLRGIKHGTESYHVLFKRLCSYAGLHCVVIKGYSKSAGYQPGVCFEDNRFRNSWNAVYVAGAWRFVQCNWGARHLVNAKEVPRPGQPKAKNDSLRYEYDDHYFLTDPREFIYEFFPLQEEWQLLKQPISLKDFEELPFVRSLFFRYGLYFPDTNTNAVMYTDSTGAATVRIAMPAHMQSSLIFHYNLKFYDNDGDGYDGVSLKRFVMQSVVGNIVAFRVHAPCSGAFLLDIFANAVTPKEYLTGEPMKFKSVCKFKIACEELQTVMVPLPDCASGEWGPTKATRLFGLIPITDQEALVFAGRELEIQFRMSRPLTDFMATLHKNGIEEKRLSKYVTHSIADDDVVTFSISFPEEGQYGLDIYTRESTGPTNVPHDVTGEKHLLTHCCKYLINSSKRN